In Pseudoalteromonas sp. '520P1 No. 423', the sequence ATGAATAAATTCGCTGTTTAACTGAGATTCGTTTAGCTGAAGTAACACAGCGCCTGATTTTTTGTTTTGAAATAATTTAAATAGGCCATCATGTTGCGTGTGATCTTTTGTGATTTCAGCAATTGTTTTTTGTTTTTTGTCTTTTTTAGTTTCTGCTTTAGTCGCACTTTTATCAGCTGCAATTGTTGAGGCACTATAAAATGATGTGGTGATACACGCTGCTACACTAAGCGCGAGTACTTTTTTGTTAAATGTCATAATTATTCCTTACGGGTACAGTAACGAAAATATAACTTTTTACACATAAAATAGGTAGTAATGTAGGGTGTATTTCATAAAAAACACGTTAAAAATGACTGTTTTTCTGGTGATTAATTCGTTTTAGCAGTTTTTATGTGGGTAATGAGATAGTATCACACATATAATTAACCTTTTATTTTACAATTACCGCTTAAAAATTCCTCTAAAAATATTATCTATAACTATTATTTTCATTAAAACGCATAAATTTTGATTAAAAAATACTTTATTTGTGTTGCGAATTATCCTCTTTTTAGCAAGTAATTGATTGTTATTTTGTGAAAGCATATTTTTAAATTATTTTTACAAATAAAAATCATTATCATTTACATGCATTGTAATTATTGATATGTTACAACATATCACTAACTGCTGTTAATTTATAAAACTAATCCATAAGACACTTTTAGTTTATGTGGCTGCAAAGTTTTAAGTTGCCGGGCACCTGATATTGAAACAGTGATACTAAACATTTAAATGATTATAAATAGGATGAAAACATGAAAGTACTTAGCTCATTAAAATCAGCAAAAACAAGACACCCTGGCTGCCAAGTTGTAAAACGTAAAGGGCGTGTTTATGTCATTTGTAAAGAAAACCCGCGATTTAAAGCTGTTCAAGGTAAAAAGAAAAAAAAGTAATTTTTAAAATTGCATATTAAAAATGTCGTACACACATGTTGTACGACGCATTACGCTATACAACGCCTGCGTACATAAAATTTAACTAAATTAACTATTAACAGCCGCTTGT encodes:
- the ykgO gene encoding type B 50S ribosomal protein L36; this translates as MKVLSSLKSAKTRHPGCQVVKRKGRVYVICKENPRFKAVQGKKKKK